From the genome of Candidatus Parvarchaeota archaeon:
CCATGCTGAATTGAATCCCAAAGCCCAAGACAGCGGCGATGTACTCTTGTGAGGTGAACTGTGTGCCTTGATCGGTATTGAGGATTTCTGGCTTGCCGTACTTTTCTACAGCCTCTTTGAGGGCCTCTAAGCAAAAGCTCGTTTCCAGGCTGTTTGATAGCCGATAGGCCAGGGTAAAGCGGCTGAACCAATCGATCACGGCAACGAGGTAAATAAACCCGTCCGGAAGGCGTATATACGTGATATCGGTGCTCCACACCTGCATAGGCCCTGTCAACACGACCCCTCTTAGGAGGTAAGGGAATTTTATGTGCTCTGGATGCGGTTTTGAGGTGAGGGGACCTGGCACGGCTCCTGCAAGCCCCAACCGTCGCATAATCCTCTGGATGTGCTTCCGGTTGACTTGGTAGCCTT
Proteins encoded in this window:
- a CDS encoding IS3 family transposase, which gives rise to GYQVNRKHIQRIMRRLGLAGAVPGPLTSKPHPEHIKFPYLLRGVVLTGPMQVWSTDITYIRLPDGFIYLVAVIDWFSRFTLAYRLSNSLETSFCLEALKEAVEKYGKPEILNTDQGTQFTSQEYIAAVLGFGIQFSMDGRGRALDNIFVERLWRSVKYENVYLQDYQNMLGAKRGLADYFDYYNTKRLHQSLEYRTPYEVHYALKK